Proteins encoded by one window of Manis pentadactyla isolate mManPen7 chromosome X, mManPen7.hap1, whole genome shotgun sequence:
- the LOC130681834 gene encoding melatonin-related receptor-like — MLPFCSLILRGQAASQKLLVTEQVYVVCTCWESLTVSSSSMGPALAAPPPYGCIGCKVPQPDYPPALITFMFCAMVITIVVDLIGNSMVILAVTKNKKLRNSGNIFVVSLSVADMLVAIYPYPLMLHAMAIGGWDQSQLQCQMVGFITGLCVVGSVFNIVAIAINRYCYICHSLQYEWIFSVRNTCIYLVITWVMTVLAVLPNMYIGTIEYDPRTYSCIFNYLNNPVFAVTIVCIHFVLPLLIVGFCYMRIWTKVLAAHDPAGQNPENQLAEIQNFLTMFMIFVLFAACWCPINVLTLLVALSPKEMAGKIPTWLYLAAYFIAYFNSCLNAVIYGLFNENFRREYWTIFHAMRHPILFLSGLINDVRETREARARDHACEEAQAHACPTVEELPMKVRNVPGDAAAGQPERASGHLRPASGPSRSASAYRKSSSGHHKSVFHHPKSPAGYLNSTGYPKYATIYPKPASVHSKPASDHPKPVTGHHIPAGSPCKTASSPATSYLKPTTGHIKLATSHAEPTIASNLEPATSHPEPAIGSHAEPTAAGHPELTASCHPETTATGHLERDIADCPEPASSPASGSLESAASALEPAPAADVLDLTVVTTATNDCHEVVVTSVEAVSDEMAV, encoded by the exons ATGCTGCCATTTTGCTCTCTGATTCTTAGAGGGCAGGCGGCTTCCCAGAAGCTCCTGGTGACAGAGCAGGTGTACGTCGTCTGCACCTGCTGGGAGAGCCTAACGGTCTCCAGCAGCAGCATGGGGCCTGCtctggctgctccccctccataCGGCTGTATTGGTTGTAAGGTGCCGCAGCCGGACTACCCACCGGCTCTAATCACCTTCATGTTCTGCGCAATGGTTATCACCATTGTCGTAGACCTAATTGGCAACTCCATGGTCATTTTGGCTGTGACGAAGAACAAGAAGCTCAGAAATTCTG GCAACATCTTCGTGGTTAGCCTCTCTGTTGCCGATATGCTGGTGGCCATCTATCCCTACCCTCTGATGCTGCATGCCATGGCCATTGGAGGCTGGGATCAGAGCCAGTTACAATGCCAGATGGTCGGATTCATCACAGGGCTGTGTGTGGTCGGCTCTGTCTTCAATATCGTGGCAATTGCCATCAACCGTTACTGCTACATTTGTCACAGCCTCCAGTATGAGTGGATCTTCAGTGTGCGCAATACTTGCATTTATCTGGTCATCACCTGGGTCATGACTGTCCTGGCTGTCCTGCCTAACATGTACATTGGCACCATCGAGTATGATCCTCGCACGTACAGCTGCATCTTCAACTATCTGAACAACCCTGTCTTTGCAGTGACCATCGTCTGCATCCACTTTGTCCTCCCTCTGCTCATAGTGGGTTTCTGCTATATGAGGATCTGGACCAAAGTGCTGGCGGCCCATGACCCGGCTGGGCAGAATCCTGAGAACCAGCTTGCTGAGATTCAAAATTTTCTAACCATGTTTATGATCTTCGTCCTCTTTGCAGCGTGCTGGTGCCCTATCAACGTGCTCACTCTCTTGGTGGCTCTCAGTCCGAAGGAGATGGCAGGAAAGATCCCCACCTGGCTTTATCTTGCAGCCTACTTCATAGCCTACTTCAACAGCTGCCTCAACGCTGTGATCTACGGGCTCTTCAATGAGAATTTCCGAAGAGAATACTGGACCATCTTCCATGCTATGCGGCACCCTATCCTGTTCCTCTCTGGCCTCATCAATGATGTTCGCGAGACGAGGGAGGCCCGTGCCCGTGACCATGCCTGTGAAGAAGCCCAAGCTCATGCCTGTCCCACTGTGGAGGAACTGCCAATGAAAGTCCGGAATGTTCCTGGTGATGCTGCCGCTGGTCAACCTGAGCGTGCCTCTGGCCACCTCAGGCCAGCCTCTGGCCCCTCCAGGTCTGCCTCTGCCTACCGAAAATCTTCCTCTGGACATCACAAGTCTGTCTTTCACCACCCCAAGTCTCCTGCTGGCTATTTAAACTCTACTGGTTACCCCAAGTATGCCACTATCTACCCTAAGCCTGCCTCTGTCCATTCTAAGCCTGCCTCTGATCACCCTAAACCCGTTACTGGCCACCACATCCCTGCTGGCAGCCCCTGCAAGACTGCTTCCAGCCCTGCCACCAGCTACCTGAAACCCACCACTGGCCACATCAAGCTTGCTACCAGCCACGCTGAGCCCACCATTGCCAGCAATCTTGAGCCTGCCACCAGCCACCCTGAGCCTGCCATTGGCAGCCATGCTGAGCCCACAGCTGCTGGCCACCCTGAGCTCACTGCCTCTTGCCACCCTGAGACCACCGCTACTGGCCACCTTGAGCGTGACATCGCTGACTGCCCCGAGCCCGCCTCCAGCCCTGCCAGTGGGTCCCTCGAGTCTGCTGCCAGCGCCCTGGAGCCTGCCCCTGCTGCTGACGTTCTTGACCTCACTGTGGTCACCACTGCCACCAATGATTGCCATGAGGTTGTGGTTACCAGTGTTGAAGCTGTTTCTGATGAGATGGCTGTGTGA